The proteins below come from a single Perca flavescens isolate YP-PL-M2 chromosome 8, PFLA_1.0, whole genome shotgun sequence genomic window:
- the znf592 gene encoding zinc finger protein 592 isoform X3 — MGDMKTPDFDDLLAAFDIPDATGLDAKEPIQGSHEDTESQLKHTGICLEDSLLSNQAVTTADIPATMPIATDSVAWSVTSSYLTTKHLQAITRGRRMTMSKDSFRAHQRIHAHKSPYCCPECGALSRSADIQKHVKENCLHYARKAWYKCLHCDMVFKTLQGQKTHIEEKHCQVFYRCSICPVAFKTSDSCEGHLKNKHSASKISPLLIFKCSCETVFKKKQLLFQHFHQNANKRVTCVFKCPECNSVFSQKKLLMQHFKGVHVGNTTAETEEKSKQTENPDWNQDVHSVQQQMSQSPVKHTDSPRKKAEQDKRPCVKPTGWTCGECLQWFPERDSYVSHVKTNHGRSVKKYPCQHCEQSFNSTNSLRRHLRNDHDGKKKIYTCWYCTDTKTIFTTSVMLKNHISLMHGIKNPDLGQMSKTAIQESKKALGKGHVSERPAVDTQEEGQNCTFSLESPPAKRLKTQFRCSKCGFVTEDSAQFQQHIPQHKTDENTPQCLHCGLCFTSVLSLNRHLFIVHKVKDPEEGDKEGAEDGADVRENEQVNHPVRSADTDEVNDLLPELNEPEPHQAGEPASRHCGKTSDCNLKLSTPSQTQAVSLR; from the exons ATGGGTGACATGAAAACCCCAGATTTTGATGATCTTCTGGCAGCCTTTGACATCCCAGATGCCACAGGGTTGGATGCCAAAGAGCCCATCCAGGGGAGTCATGAGGACACAGAGAGTCAGCTGAAACACACAGGGATATGTCTGGAGGACAGCTTATTAAGTAACCAAGCTGTCACAACAGCAGATATTCCTGCT ACAATGCCAATCGCCACCGACTCTGTTGCCTGGAGTGTAACAAGCAGTTATCTGACTACAAAGCACTTGCAGGCCATTACCAGAGGCCGTCGGATGACGATGTCGAAGGACTC CTTCAGAGCTCACCAACGCATTCACGCGCACAAGTCCCCTTACTGCTGTCCTGAGTGTGGTGCCCTGAGTCGTTCTGCAGACATACAAAAGCATGTCAAGGAAAACTGTCTGCACTACGCTCGCAAGGCTTGGTACAA ATGTCTTCACTGCGATATGGTTTTCAAGACCCTTCAAGGACAAAAGACTCACATTGAGGAGAAACACTGTCAAGTCTTTTACAGGTGCTCCATCTGTCCAGTTGCCTTCAAGACTTCTGACAGCTGTGAAgggcatttaaaaaacaaacacagtgcAAGCAAAATATCCCCTCT GTTAATATTTAAGTGTTCGTGTGAGACAGTTTTCAAGAAAAAGCAGTTACTGTTTCAGCATTTCCATCAGAATGCCAACAAGCGTGTTACGTGTGTCTTCAAGTGTCCAGAATGCAACTCTGTCTTTTCACAAAAGAAGCTGTTAATGCAGCACTTCAAG gGTGTTCATGTAGGAAACACGACAGCAGAGACTGAGGAGAAAAGTAAACAAACCGAAAATCCTGACTGGAACCAGGATGTTCATTCTGTCCAACAACAGATGAGTCAAAGCCCTGTTAAACACACAGATAGTCCCAGGAAAAAGGCTGAGCAGGACAAAAGACCTTGTGTGAAGCCCACCGGCTGGACGTGTGGGGAGTGTCTCCAGTGGTTCCCTGAACGAGACTCCTATGTTTCTCACGTGAAGACCAACCACGGAAGG TCAGTGAAGAAGTATCCATGTCAACATTGTGAGCAGTCTTTCAACTCTACAAACAGTCTGAGAAGACATCTTCGCAATGACCAcgatggaaaaaagaaaatttacACTTGCTG GTATTGCACAGATACAAAGACAATATTCACAACGAGTGTGATGTTGAAGAACCACATCAGTCTAATGCATGGAATAAAAAATCCTGATCTTGGCCAAATGTCAAAAACAGCGATCCAGGAATCAAAAAAGGCTTTGGGCAAG GGGCATGTATCAGAAAGACCTGCGGTGGACACACAGGAGGAGGGCCAGAATTGCACTTTTAGTCTTGAGTCTCCTCCAGCGAAACGTCTGAAAACTCAGTTCCGCTGTTCAAAATGCGGTTTCGTCACCGAGGACAGTGCACAGTTCCAGCAGCATATACCACAGCATAAAACTGATGAAAACACTCCTCAGTGCCTTCACTGTGGCTTGTGTTTCACATCTGTGCTGTCTCTCAACAGACATCTTTTCATTGTACACAAAGTCAAAGATCCCGAGGAAGGCGATAAAGAAGGAGCGGAGGACGGGGCTGACGTGAGGGAGAATGAGCAGGTTAATCACCCAGTTAGATCGGCAGATACCGATGAGGTCAATGACTTGTTACCAGAGCTAAATGAACCTGAGCCCCATCAGGCTGGAGAGCCAGCAAGTCGGCACTGTGGCAAGACCTCAGACTGTAATTTAAAACTGAGCACTCCCTCTCAGACACAAGCAGTCTCTCTCCGGTAG
- the znf592 gene encoding zinc finger protein 592 isoform X1 — translation MGDMKTPDFDDLLAAFDIPDATGLDAKEPIQGSHEDTESQLKHTGICLEDSLLSNQAVTTADIPAVSVIVKNISRQESLEGFEQALQNGFNGQETSIDPVEITNAGFSKSFVSALNGGSSRELFGKAPIQHKPDGTPIFSQSLSHFSPISSPESEDTQCSTDEMYPKQETPCFPEASDLVKLSIPENPCREESSRSEKSSDICVSSVTDKTPRLHSALPPPSGNQNFETNCNLGTTMDVPTSYPHVKSDTSKLSSCLEALVALNARNDPSEQINPRESPAVRNDCMKASPNVPISPRSPRSPLEAVKRLMKPSNSPGSICSDSSGKASPAVATGSPPAIPRVRIKTIKTTSGQIKRTVTSVLPDSETEVHSAYESSPSQSMISEDSYCNMSPHQSQNVSVDSIVEVQTTGTPATTCSPKVLRNKSEVNSRKSGTVTQFATVFHNTSSPVKRSAAHQMQKPKKGSATTGHTTSTNFLPKAMHLASLNLVPHSVAASVAARSTSHQQSQHTLSSTVYSTVPLVHQVKTANPYPRTSIPNTAAGTLNRLLNNANPVPTYVPNLNPPPESNINLPPRGYCCLECGDSFGVERSLSYHYSRRSVHIEVGCTHCAKTIVFFNKCALLAHAREHKNNGMVMQCTQLHMKPIAEEQMFVPLSAVNVDSYTSPLPKSQPVLPLYPDNANRHRLCCLECNKQLSDYKALAGHYQRPSDDDVEGLMCKVCSMLLPNKCSFRAHQRIHAHKSPYCCPECGALSRSADIQKHVKENCLHYARKAWYKCLHCDMVFKTLQGQKTHIEEKHCQVFYRCSICPVAFKTSDSCEGHLKNKHSASKISPLLIFKCSCETVFKKKQLLFQHFHQNANKRVTCVFKCPECNSVFSQKKLLMQHFKGVHVGNTTAETEEKSKQTENPDWNQDVHSVQQQMSQSPVKHTDSPRKKAEQDKRPCVKPTGWTCGECLQWFPERDSYVSHVKTNHGRSVKKYPCQHCEQSFNSTNSLRRHLRNDHDGKKKIYTCWYCTDTKTIFTTSVMLKNHISLMHGIKNPDLGQMSKTAIQESKKALGKGHVSERPAVDTQEEGQNCTFSLESPPAKRLKTQFRCSKCGFVTEDSAQFQQHIPQHKTDENTPQCLHCGLCFTSVLSLNRHLFIVHKVKDPEEGDKEGAEDGADVRENEQVNHPVRSADTDEVNDLLPELNEPEPHQAGEPASRHCGKTSDCNLKLSTPSQTQAVSLR, via the exons ATGGGTGACATGAAAACCCCAGATTTTGATGATCTTCTGGCAGCCTTTGACATCCCAGATGCCACAGGGTTGGATGCCAAAGAGCCCATCCAGGGGAGTCATGAGGACACAGAGAGTCAGCTGAAACACACAGGGATATGTCTGGAGGACAGCTTATTAAGTAACCAAGCTGTCACAACAGCAGATATTCCTGCTGTAAGTGTTATTGTGAAAAACATAAGTCGCCAGGAGTCGTTGGAAGGTTTTGAACAAGCATTACAAAATGGATTCAATGGACAAGAGACATCCATTGACCCTGTTGAGATAACCAATGCTGGCTTTTCCAAATCATTTGTATCTGCTTTAAATGGGGGGAGTTCAAGAGAGCTCTTTGGAAAGGCACCTATTCAACACAAACCTGATGGAACACCAATATTTTCCCAGTCACTTTCTCATTTTAGTCCCATCTCCAGTCCTGAGTCTGAAGACACTCAGTGTAGTACAGATGAAATGTATCCAAAACAAGAGACACCCTGTTTCCCAGAAGCTTCAGATTTGGTTAAACTTTCAATCCCAGAAAATCCTTGTAGAGAAGAAAGTAGTAGAAGTGAGAAGTCCTCTGACATCTGTGTCAGTagtgtaacagataaaacacCTAGATTACACAGTGCACTTCCCCCACCAAGCGGTAACCAGAACTTTGAGACAAACTGCAATTTAGGAACCACAATGGATGTTCCCACTTCTTATCCACATGTCAAATCTGATACATCTAAATTATCCTCTTGTCTTGAGGCTTTGGTGGCTCTGAATGCTAGAAACGATCCCAGTGAGCAGATTAATCCCAGAGAGTCACCAGCGGTTCGAAATGACTGCATGAAAGCAAGCCCCAACGTGCCTATATCCCCACGAAGCCCCAGAAGTCCACTTGAAGCTGTGAAACGTTTAATGAAACCCTCTAATAGTCCTGGAAGCATTTGCAGTGATAGTAGTGGCAAAGCATCCCCCGCAGTGGCAACTGGGTCACCCCCTGCCATACCCAGGGTTAGAATTAAAACCATTAAAACCACATCTGGGCAGATCAAGCGAACAGTCACCAGTGTGCTGCCTGATTCAGAAACAGAAGTTCATTCTGCATATGAATCATCTCCATCGCAGAGTATGATTAGTGAAGATTCTTACTGTAATATGTCTCCTCATCAGTCTCAAAATGTGTCTGTTGATAGCATTGTTGAGGTTCAAACTACAGGCACCCCAGCTACTACATGTTCACCCAAGGTTTTACGCAACAAATCAGAGGTTAACTCCAGGAAGTCAGGAACAGTAACGCAGTTCGCAACAGTGTTCCATAATACTAGTAGTCCTGTCAAACGATCTGCTGCACATCAGATGCAGAAACCGAAGAAAGGATCAGCCACAACAGGCCATACAACTAGCACCAACTTCCTTCCCAAAGCGATGCACTTAGCTAGTCTGAACCTGGTCCCTCACAGTGTTGCCGCTTCAGTAGCTGCGCGGTCCACCTCTCATCAACAAAgccaacacacactctcatctACGGTGTACAGCACTGTCCCACTGGTGCATCAGGTCAAAACAGCCAACCCTTATCCCCGTACGTCAATTCCCAACACAGCAGCAGGAACCCTAAACAGACTGTTGAACAATGCCAACCCTGTGCCTACATATGTGCCCAACCTGAACCCCCCTCCGGAGAGCAATATCAACCTACCACCACGCGGATACTGCTGCCTTGAGTGTGGGGACTCTTTTGGGGTGGAGAGGAGTCTTTCATATCATTACAGCCGGAGAAGTGTTCACATTGAAGTGGGATGCACGCACTGTGCAAAGACGATTGTGTTCTTCAACAAGTGTGCCTTGTTGGCACATGCACGGGAGCACAAGAACAATGGCATGGTGATGCAGTGCACGCAGCTCCATATGAAACCAATAGCAGAGGAACAAATGTTTGTACCCCTGAGTGCTGTGAACGTGGACTCTTACACTTCACCCTTACCTAAAAGCCAACCTGTCCTGCCCCTATATCCAGACAATGCCAATCGCCACCGACTCTGTTGCCTGGAGTGTAACAAGCAGTTATCTGACTACAAAGCACTTGCAGGCCATTACCAGAGGCCGTCGGATGACGATGTCGAAGGACTC ATGTGTAAGGTGTGCTCAATGTTGTTACCCAACAAATGCAGCTTCAGAGCTCACCAACGCATTCACGCGCACAAGTCCCCTTACTGCTGTCCTGAGTGTGGTGCCCTGAGTCGTTCTGCAGACATACAAAAGCATGTCAAGGAAAACTGTCTGCACTACGCTCGCAAGGCTTGGTACAA ATGTCTTCACTGCGATATGGTTTTCAAGACCCTTCAAGGACAAAAGACTCACATTGAGGAGAAACACTGTCAAGTCTTTTACAGGTGCTCCATCTGTCCAGTTGCCTTCAAGACTTCTGACAGCTGTGAAgggcatttaaaaaacaaacacagtgcAAGCAAAATATCCCCTCT GTTAATATTTAAGTGTTCGTGTGAGACAGTTTTCAAGAAAAAGCAGTTACTGTTTCAGCATTTCCATCAGAATGCCAACAAGCGTGTTACGTGTGTCTTCAAGTGTCCAGAATGCAACTCTGTCTTTTCACAAAAGAAGCTGTTAATGCAGCACTTCAAG gGTGTTCATGTAGGAAACACGACAGCAGAGACTGAGGAGAAAAGTAAACAAACCGAAAATCCTGACTGGAACCAGGATGTTCATTCTGTCCAACAACAGATGAGTCAAAGCCCTGTTAAACACACAGATAGTCCCAGGAAAAAGGCTGAGCAGGACAAAAGACCTTGTGTGAAGCCCACCGGCTGGACGTGTGGGGAGTGTCTCCAGTGGTTCCCTGAACGAGACTCCTATGTTTCTCACGTGAAGACCAACCACGGAAGG TCAGTGAAGAAGTATCCATGTCAACATTGTGAGCAGTCTTTCAACTCTACAAACAGTCTGAGAAGACATCTTCGCAATGACCAcgatggaaaaaagaaaatttacACTTGCTG GTATTGCACAGATACAAAGACAATATTCACAACGAGTGTGATGTTGAAGAACCACATCAGTCTAATGCATGGAATAAAAAATCCTGATCTTGGCCAAATGTCAAAAACAGCGATCCAGGAATCAAAAAAGGCTTTGGGCAAG GGGCATGTATCAGAAAGACCTGCGGTGGACACACAGGAGGAGGGCCAGAATTGCACTTTTAGTCTTGAGTCTCCTCCAGCGAAACGTCTGAAAACTCAGTTCCGCTGTTCAAAATGCGGTTTCGTCACCGAGGACAGTGCACAGTTCCAGCAGCATATACCACAGCATAAAACTGATGAAAACACTCCTCAGTGCCTTCACTGTGGCTTGTGTTTCACATCTGTGCTGTCTCTCAACAGACATCTTTTCATTGTACACAAAGTCAAAGATCCCGAGGAAGGCGATAAAGAAGGAGCGGAGGACGGGGCTGACGTGAGGGAGAATGAGCAGGTTAATCACCCAGTTAGATCGGCAGATACCGATGAGGTCAATGACTTGTTACCAGAGCTAAATGAACCTGAGCCCCATCAGGCTGGAGAGCCAGCAAGTCGGCACTGTGGCAAGACCTCAGACTGTAATTTAAAACTGAGCACTCCCTCTCAGACACAAGCAGTCTCTCTCCGGTAG
- the znf592 gene encoding zinc finger protein 592 isoform X2, translating to MGDMKTPDFDDLLAAFDIPDATGLDAKEPIQGSHEDTESQLKHTGICLEDSLLSNQAVTTADIPAVSVIVKNISRQESLEGFEQALQNGFNGQETSIDPVEITNAGFSKSFVSALNGGSSRELFGKAPIQHKPDGTPIFSQSLSHFSPISSPESEDTQCSTDEMYPKQETPCFPEASDLVKLSIPENPCREESSRSEKSSDICVSSVTDKTPRLHSALPPPSGNQNFETNCNLGTTMDVPTSYPHVKSDTSKLSSCLEALVALNARNDPSEQINPRESPAVRNDCMKASPNVPISPRSPRSPLEAVKRLMKPSNSPGSICSDSSGKASPAVATGSPPAIPRVRIKTIKTTSGQIKRTVTSVLPDSETEVHSAYESSPSQSMISEDSYCNMSPHQSQNVSVDSIVEVQTTGTPATTCSPKVLRNKSEVNSRKSGTVTQFATVFHNTSSPVKRSAAHQMQKPKKGSATTGHTTSTNFLPKAMHLASLNLVPHSVAASVAARSTSHQQSQHTLSSTVYSTVPLVHQVKTANPYPRTSIPNTAAGTLNRLLNNANPVPTYVPNLNPPPESNINLPPRGYCCLECGDSFGVERSLSYHYSRRSVHIEVGCTHCAKTIVFFNKCALLAHAREHKNNGMVMQCTQLHMKPIAEEQMFVPLSAVNVDSYTSPLPKSQPVLPLYPDNANRHRLCCLECNKQLSDYKALAGHYQRPSDDDVEGLLQSSPTHSRAQVPLLLS from the exons ATGGGTGACATGAAAACCCCAGATTTTGATGATCTTCTGGCAGCCTTTGACATCCCAGATGCCACAGGGTTGGATGCCAAAGAGCCCATCCAGGGGAGTCATGAGGACACAGAGAGTCAGCTGAAACACACAGGGATATGTCTGGAGGACAGCTTATTAAGTAACCAAGCTGTCACAACAGCAGATATTCCTGCTGTAAGTGTTATTGTGAAAAACATAAGTCGCCAGGAGTCGTTGGAAGGTTTTGAACAAGCATTACAAAATGGATTCAATGGACAAGAGACATCCATTGACCCTGTTGAGATAACCAATGCTGGCTTTTCCAAATCATTTGTATCTGCTTTAAATGGGGGGAGTTCAAGAGAGCTCTTTGGAAAGGCACCTATTCAACACAAACCTGATGGAACACCAATATTTTCCCAGTCACTTTCTCATTTTAGTCCCATCTCCAGTCCTGAGTCTGAAGACACTCAGTGTAGTACAGATGAAATGTATCCAAAACAAGAGACACCCTGTTTCCCAGAAGCTTCAGATTTGGTTAAACTTTCAATCCCAGAAAATCCTTGTAGAGAAGAAAGTAGTAGAAGTGAGAAGTCCTCTGACATCTGTGTCAGTagtgtaacagataaaacacCTAGATTACACAGTGCACTTCCCCCACCAAGCGGTAACCAGAACTTTGAGACAAACTGCAATTTAGGAACCACAATGGATGTTCCCACTTCTTATCCACATGTCAAATCTGATACATCTAAATTATCCTCTTGTCTTGAGGCTTTGGTGGCTCTGAATGCTAGAAACGATCCCAGTGAGCAGATTAATCCCAGAGAGTCACCAGCGGTTCGAAATGACTGCATGAAAGCAAGCCCCAACGTGCCTATATCCCCACGAAGCCCCAGAAGTCCACTTGAAGCTGTGAAACGTTTAATGAAACCCTCTAATAGTCCTGGAAGCATTTGCAGTGATAGTAGTGGCAAAGCATCCCCCGCAGTGGCAACTGGGTCACCCCCTGCCATACCCAGGGTTAGAATTAAAACCATTAAAACCACATCTGGGCAGATCAAGCGAACAGTCACCAGTGTGCTGCCTGATTCAGAAACAGAAGTTCATTCTGCATATGAATCATCTCCATCGCAGAGTATGATTAGTGAAGATTCTTACTGTAATATGTCTCCTCATCAGTCTCAAAATGTGTCTGTTGATAGCATTGTTGAGGTTCAAACTACAGGCACCCCAGCTACTACATGTTCACCCAAGGTTTTACGCAACAAATCAGAGGTTAACTCCAGGAAGTCAGGAACAGTAACGCAGTTCGCAACAGTGTTCCATAATACTAGTAGTCCTGTCAAACGATCTGCTGCACATCAGATGCAGAAACCGAAGAAAGGATCAGCCACAACAGGCCATACAACTAGCACCAACTTCCTTCCCAAAGCGATGCACTTAGCTAGTCTGAACCTGGTCCCTCACAGTGTTGCCGCTTCAGTAGCTGCGCGGTCCACCTCTCATCAACAAAgccaacacacactctcatctACGGTGTACAGCACTGTCCCACTGGTGCATCAGGTCAAAACAGCCAACCCTTATCCCCGTACGTCAATTCCCAACACAGCAGCAGGAACCCTAAACAGACTGTTGAACAATGCCAACCCTGTGCCTACATATGTGCCCAACCTGAACCCCCCTCCGGAGAGCAATATCAACCTACCACCACGCGGATACTGCTGCCTTGAGTGTGGGGACTCTTTTGGGGTGGAGAGGAGTCTTTCATATCATTACAGCCGGAGAAGTGTTCACATTGAAGTGGGATGCACGCACTGTGCAAAGACGATTGTGTTCTTCAACAAGTGTGCCTTGTTGGCACATGCACGGGAGCACAAGAACAATGGCATGGTGATGCAGTGCACGCAGCTCCATATGAAACCAATAGCAGAGGAACAAATGTTTGTACCCCTGAGTGCTGTGAACGTGGACTCTTACACTTCACCCTTACCTAAAAGCCAACCTGTCCTGCCCCTATATCCAGACAATGCCAATCGCCACCGACTCTGTTGCCTGGAGTGTAACAAGCAGTTATCTGACTACAAAGCACTTGCAGGCCATTACCAGAGGCCGTCGGATGACGATGTCGAAGGACTC CTTCAGAGCTCACCAACGCATTCACGCGCACAAGTCCCCTTACTGCTGTCCTGA